From the Lathyrus oleraceus cultivar Zhongwan6 chromosome 4, CAAS_Psat_ZW6_1.0, whole genome shotgun sequence genome, one window contains:
- the LOC127074427 gene encoding kinesin-like protein KIN-4A, with the protein MEPSENCSVKVALHIRPLIADERQQGCTQCVSVNPGKPQVQIGSHSFTFDHVYGNGGSPSSEMFEECVAPLVDGLFQGYNATVLAYGQTGSGKTYTMGTACNDNTGIGLIPQVMNALFNKIETLKHQTEFQLHVSFIEILKEEVRDLLDMVSMGKSDNSSSNGHSGKVTIPGKPPIQIRESSSGVITLAGSTEVSVSTLQEMAAYLDRGSLNRATGSTNMNNQSSRSHAIFTITLEQMRKLHLFSSCNDTSDEDMGEEYLSAKLHLVDLAGSERAKRTGSDGLRLKEGIHINRGLLALGNVISALGDEKKRKEGVHVPYRDSKLTRLLQDSLGGNSKTVMIACISPADINTEETLNTLKYANRARNIQNKPVANRDLLSNEMQQMRQQLKYLQAELCSRGGGSVEVQVLKEKIAWLEETNEELCRELHKYRSRSSLAERCDIHETDGHIHLMKNNGLERHFASSELTDHLMAGSMSGEVSKEADEVEKELEHTLLLNTMDKEMHELNKQLEQKETEMKLVGVDTEALRQHFGKKMMELEEEKRKVQQERDRLLHEVENLAVNSNGLAHKTHDVRGQKLKALEAQILELKKKQENQVQLLKQKEKSEEAAKRLQAEIQYIKAQKVQLQHKIKQEAEQFRQWKTSREKELLQLKKEGRRNEYERHKLEALNQRQKLVLHRKTEEATMATKRLKELLEARKSSPRDHSVYSNGHLQPGQISEKSLQRWLDQELEVMVHVHEVRAEFDEQNQVHAALEGELAFLKQVDQLSDRQCIPTGNSRYSRLLSMSPDAKAARITSLENMLGTSSAALKAMTSQLTEAEERERALNNRGRWNQLRSMGEAKNVLPYLFNATAEARCQLWEKNMELKDLKEKLNELVTLLQQSEAQRKELEKEKAIGEQAVAITLHTPPSESSRSLKHLADEMSGPLSPMSLPAPKQLKFTPGVVNGSVRESVTFIDDGRKMIPIGELSMKRLAAIGQAGKLWRWKRSHHQWLLQFKWKWQKPWKLSELIKHSDETIMKSRPRGQALINVA; encoded by the exons ATGGAACCATCGGAGAATTGTTCCGTTAAAGTCGCTCTTCACATTCGTCCACTCATTGCTGATGAACGTCAACAAGGTTGCACTCAATGTGTTTCTGTGAACCCTGGAAAGCCTCAG GTTCAAATAGGGTCTCATTCCTTTACATTTGACCATGTTTATGGAAATGGTGGATCTCCTTCATCTGAGATGTTTGAGGAATGCGTTGCTCCATTGGTTGATGGCTTATTTCAAGGATACAATGCTACTGTGCTTGCTTATGGTCAG ACAGGATCCGGGAAAACGTATACCATGGGAACTGCCTGCAATGACAATACCGGGATTGGATTGATTCCTCAGGTTATGAATGCCTTGTTCAACAAGATTGAAACTCTAAAGCATCAAACGGAATTTCAGTTGCATGTTTCCTTCATTGAG ATTTTGAAGGAAGAGGTAAGGGACTTGTTGGACATGGTATCAATGGGAAAATCAGATAACTCTAGCTCTAATGGCCATTCTGGAAAAGTAACCATTCCTGGGAAACCACCGATACAAATTCGCGAATCATCAAGTGGAGTAATAACACTGGCAGGGTCAACTGAAGTTTCTGTAAGTACATTACAGGAGATGGCTGCTTACTTGGATCGAGGTTCATTAAATAGAGCAACAGGAAGTACAAACATGAACAACCAATCCAG TCGGTCACATGCCATCTTCACAATCACGTTAGAACAGATGCGCAAACTCCATTTATTTTCTTCCTGCAATGACACTTCGGATGAGGATATGGGAGAAGAATACCTTTCAGCAAAGCTCCATTTGGTAGATCTAGCTGGATCAGAACGAGCTAAAAGAACTGGTTCTGATGGTCTTCGTTTAAAAGAAG GTATACACATCAATAGAGGTCTTCTTGCGCTTGGTAATGTCATAAGTGCACTGGGGGATGAGAAAAAACGAAAGGAGGGTGTACATGTCCCTTATCGCGATAGCAAACTCACTCGACTTTTACAG GATTCACTTGGAGGAAACAGCAAAACTGTCATGATAG CTTGCATTAGCCCTGCTGACATCAATACTGAGGAAACTCTTAATACCCTTAAGTATGCAAACCGTGCACGTAACATTCAAAATAAGCCTGTT GCTAATCGAGATTTGCTATCCAATGAGATGCAGCAAATGCGCCAGCAGTTAAAGTACTTGCAGGCTGAGCTCTGTTCTCGAGGAGGTGGTTCAGTTGAAGTGCAG GTTCTTAAAGAAAAGATTGCTTGGCTTGAGGAAACTAATGAGGAACTCTGTCGAGAGCTTCATAAATATCGCAGTAGATCTTCTTTAGCAGAAAGATGTGATATTCACGAAACA GATGGACATATTCATCTCATGAAAAATAACGGGCTTGAGAGACACTTTGCAAGCTCGGAATTAACTGACCATCTAATGGCGGGAAGCATGTCAG GTGAGGTTTCAAAGGAAGCTGATGAAGTAGAAAAAGAATTGGAGCATACACTGCTGCTAAATACCATGGATAAAGAAATGCACGAGTTAAATAAGCAATTGGAGCAGAAAGAG ACGGAGATGAAGCTTGTGGGAGTTGATACTGAAGCACTCAGGCAGCACTTTGGAAAGAAAATGATGGAACTCGAGGAAGAGAAAAGAAAAGTCCAG CAAGAAAGGGATCGGTTATTGCATGAAGTAGAGAATCTTGCAGTTAATTCAAATGGATTGGCACATAAAACACATGATGTTCGTGGCCAAAAATTGAAAGCATTGGAAGCACAG ATTTTAGAGCTCAAGAAGAAACAAGAAAACCAGGTGCAGCTACTAAAGCAAAAGGAAAAGAGTGAAGAAGCTGCCAAAAGACTGCAAGCTGAGATACAGTATATCAAGGCTCAAAAG GTTCAGTTGCAGCATAAAATAAAACAAGAGGCAGAACAATTTCGACAATGGAAAACTTCCCGTGAAAAGGAGTTACTCCAG TTAAAAAAGGAGGGAAGAAGGAATGAGTATGAAAGGCATAAACTTGAGGCTCTAAACCAACGCCAGAAACTG GTTCTTCATAGAAAGACAGAGGAAGCAACAATGGCTACCAAAAGGCTAAAGGAATTGTTAGAAGCTCGCAAATCTTCTCCGCGCGACCATTCTG TTTATTCAAATGGACATCTACAGCCTGGGCAG ATTAGTGAAAAATCCCTCCAGAGGTGGCTTGATCAGGAGCTGGAGGTAATGGTACATGTGCATGAAGTCCGTGCTGAATTTGATGAACAAAACCAAGT TCATGCTGCACTGGAAGGAGAATTGGCTTTTCTGAAACAAGTGGATCAGCTTTCAGATAGGCAGTGTATCCCCACAGGAAACAGTCGATATTCACG ACTGTTATCCATGTCACCAGATGCAAAAGCTGCAAGAATAACTTCTCTTGAAAACATGCTGGGCACGTCGTCAGCGGCTTTGAAAGCAATGACTTCACAACTTACCGAGGCAGAAGAAAGGGAACGTGCATTAAATAACCGTGGACGATGGAATCAGTTACGCTCAATGGGAGAGGCAAAAAATGTGCTTCCGTATTTGTTCAATGCTACCGCAGAAGCAAG GTGTCAATTGTGGGAAAAGAATATGGAACTGAAGGACTTAAAAGAGAAACTTAATGAGCTTGTAACACTACTACAACAAAGTGAAGCGCAGAGAAAGGAACTTGAAAAAGAGAAAGCGATTGGTGAACAAGCAGTTGCCATCACATTGCATACGCCACCGTCG GAAAGCTCACGGTCCTTGAAACACCTTGCGGATGAAATGAGTGGTCCGTTGTCCCCAATGTCGCTTCCTGCGCCAAAACAACTCAAATTCACCCCTGGAGTTGTTAACGGGTCAGTGAGGGAGTCAGTTACATTTATAGATGACGGACGGAAG ATGATACCTATTGGAGAATTGTCAATgaagagactagcagctatagGACAAGCCGGAAAACTTTGGAGGTGGAAGAGAAGTCATCATCAATGGCTGCTACAGTTTAAATGGAAGTGGCAGAAGCCCTGGAAACTCTCAGAATTGATCAAACACAGTGATGAAACAATCATGAAATCAAGGCCTCGAGGACAAGCTTTGATTAATGTTGCGTGA